The Triticum aestivum cultivar Chinese Spring chromosome 3A, IWGSC CS RefSeq v2.1, whole genome shotgun sequence genome includes a region encoding these proteins:
- the LOC123057704 gene encoding putative glutamine amidotransferase GAT1_2.1, translating into MCPSPDLSSRILPRVLIVSRRTVRKNKFVDFVGEYHLDLVVGYGAVPVIVPRVAGLHAMLDSFEPIHGVLLCEGEDIDPSLYDAGGDDGDGDALSQEQLEAVRRLHPSDAALDHEKDSIELLLARRCLERNVPFLGICRGSQVLNVACGGSLYQDVEHELHPAADDAVCHMDYANYDGHRHPVRVLPGTPLYDWFAESLLDGDQLMVNSYHHQGVRRLAERFVPMAHAPDGLIEGFYDPEVYNPGEGKFIMGLQFHPERMRKEGSDEFDFPGCAKAYQEFVRAVVAYQGKLAATHVHVRSAVTTSPKLNQEVEKQRKVIGRSVSLAKNMYVFGNNTVAQLPAEHRNGDLDAGEELLASNTALSVQQEKRLKQMGATVRNASGYMNRLKVSDEREAAARALMAKMSVAQLASLAAFYRAMGNVCSEVLDAKLQPPSPTLHE; encoded by the exons ATGTGTCCCTCCCCTGATCTGTCCTCCCGGATCCTCCCCCGCGTGCTCATCGTCTCCCGCCGCACCGTCCGCAAGAACAAGTTCGTCGACTTCGTCG GGGAGTACCACCTGGACCTGGTTGTGGGCTACGGCGCGGTGCCGGTCATCGTGCCGCGGGTCGCCGGCCTGCACGCCATGCTCGACTCCTTCGAGCCCATCCACGGCGTGCTACTCTGCGAGGGCGAGGACATCGACCCCTCCCTCTACGAcgccggcggcgacgacggcgacggcgacgcgctCTCCCAGGAGCAGCTCGAGGCCGTGCGGCGCCTCCACCCGAGCGACGCTGCCCTGGACCACGAGAAGGACTCCATCGAGCTCCTCCTCGCGCGCCGCTGCCTCGAGCGCAACGTCCCGTTCCTCGGCATCTGCCGCGGCTCGCAGGTGCTCAACGTCGCCTGCGGCGGCTCGCTCTACCAGGACGTCGAGCACGAGCTCCACCCCGCGGCCGACGATGCCGTCTGCCACATGGACTACGCCAACTACGACGGGCATCGGCACCCTGTGCGCGTGCTGCCCGGCACGCCGCTGTACGACTGGTTCGCGGAGTCGCTGCTCGACGGCGACCAGCTGATGGTGAACAGCTACCACCACCAGGGCGTGCGGCGGCTTGCCGAGCGGTTCGTGCCGATGGCGCATGCGCCCGACGGCCTGATCGAAGGGTTCTACGACCCTGAGGTGTACAACCCCGGCGAGGGCAAGTTCATCATGGGGCTCCAGTTCCACCCGGAGCGCATGCGCAAGGAGGGCTCCGACGAGTTCGACTTCCCCGGCTGCGCCAAGGCCTACCAGGAGTTCGTCCGCGCGGTGGTGGCATACCAGGGGAAGCTTGCCGCCACGCACGTGCACGTCCGGAGCGCGGTCACCACGTCGCCCAAACTGAACCAGGAAGTGGAGAAGCAGCGCAAAGTAATTGGGCGGAGCGTCTCGCTCGCCAAGAACATGTACGTGTTCGGCAACAACACCGTAGCGCAGcttccggcggagcaccggaacgGGGACCTTGACGCCGGCGAGGAGCTCCTGGCGTCCAACACGGCGCTGAGTGTGCAGCAGGAGAAGCGGCTGAAGCAGATGGGCGCGACGGTGCGGAACGCGTCGGGGTACATGAACAGGCTCAAGGTGAGCgacgagcgggaggcggcggcgcgggccctcATGGCGAAGATGTCGGTAGCCCAGCTCGCCAGCCTCGCCGCCTTCTACCGCGCCATGGGCAACGTCTGCTCCGAGGTGCTCGACGCCAAGCTCCAACCGCCGTCTCCAACCCTGCACGAGTGA